Below is a window of Humulus lupulus chromosome 2, drHumLupu1.1, whole genome shotgun sequence DNA.
AGTGAGATGGAAAATTTTGGCCTTAAACACTCAGCTTGACCACACCAAAATCAGATTATCAGAACAACAATTATGTAGTGTTCTGTGTTCGCATATTAGGAGTGGCCTACCTACAACTATGTTGGGTCTTTGAAAGTTAGTCATACAATATAGTTAGATACATACTACCAATTCGCAGATTCCTAATAATTGAGTAACTACATGTCAAACGAATGTTTACAATAGACTCAAATTGATGTAACAGAAAACAACAATGTGTGAAATGTTCCAAAAGAAATTAAAAGACCAAGACAAAAAAAGGATAAATTGAACAGTACAAGTTGTTTTTAGATGCAACTTTACCCCATCAGAAGCAAGAACTATGAACTGATCTTTCTTTGTAAGTGTTCGATGTGAGAATTCAGGAGTTGAAATTACTCCATACTCCTTCAAACAGAAATCCCCAAAGGCTCGAGCCATTGCTAGGCCAGGTGCATCATCAAATGGCAACCATACTCTGGGAACTTCAGGTTCATCTTGCAAAGCAAAGACCCTTCCTTTGCATCGTTTAATCCTTTCGGCTTCCCCTATTAAATTTAACACCAAATCAACAATACTGCACATAAATGAGCTGAAATTCAAAACTTTAAGTACTATTCTTGTCTTATCGTACTCGGCAGATCAGGCTTTAAATCAATAGTCAACTGGACTGCAACCATGGAATCACTACTGTCCTTGGATCCCATAATTGCTCGAGAATCCCCTATATACCCCATGAAAAGATTTGACCCCTGGAGAGGGAAGAAATTAAAACAAAGTTTAGTAAAGAAAAAGTTAACAAGAGTGAGCAATATCTCCTTTGCGGTTATACCTGTTTGACAATAGTAACTGCAGTACTGCCACTGCAGAAGCAATCCAAATTTGGATGAGATCTCAGCTCCTTGTCCATGGACTTATATGACTTCAGGAAGGCTTCTTTCCACAATGAATTTAGCTCTTCCTTGGCTGAGCAGACTTTCTGAAACTCTTCATCCAAGTTGATTGAATTCCCTCTGAAGCAGCAGCAGCGGCAGGTCCTGCCTGTCCCATTTTCCCTAGACTGCTGAGAATGCAAGAATGATAGAAGCTTTAATGGCAGGGTATCCCTAACTTTGCGAGCAACAAGGTGGCCGTGTGGACCATGGCCATCGAATACGCCACAAAAGATTGCATCTTCTGACATGAAATCCTGccataaaaaagaagaaaaacacaaagcAGCAAATCAAATTATTAGTAATTGCCTAACCAACATGTCTATATAACATACTCAATGAGCAACCAACTTTGATATGTGACCTACTTCCCAAACAATCATGGCATCCTGGTTTATCCCCTTCCGACCTTGCTGCGTGAATATGCAGGAAGTTTGACTCTTTCCATTCATGAAAATCCGGTTGGGAATGGAGGGCAAATGCTGGAGACCGATAACATGATCAGAGAATGTTCTTTTCCAACACTTTTGCCCGAGGAATCCAACATCACAGCACGACGGAGAAAACTTATCTCCATTGCTTTTGTTACTACAAGTACTCTTACTACTAGTGGAAACACAACCTCCCATTGCTCAGCTCCAGAACGAAGACATCCGGTGTAAATAAAAGGACAAGATTCTTTCTTTTGTTGGTAGATCTCACGTGAAACTCTGGAGTTGCTAGAATGGTCAACCAAGCAGGAAAATATACGTATAAAAAATTagagataaagaaaaagaaaaactttcCAAACACCAAAGATTCCCACAGATTAACCAACCACAAGCCACTTTACAACTCAATATACAAAACTGGGGTCGTTTTAGTCTTAGTCAAATATAAACTGTCATGGGAAGGTACGTGATTCAATAAACAAACCGGCTAAAACAAAGCAAGAAGAATTCAGTTTATTGAATTGTTTATTCGATGGTCTTCACGGAACCCATAAACGGATACATCTCAAGAAACTCAACTAATCAAACAAAAACATATTTAACAATGTTTACATGTGAAACAACGAATAGAATATGCTTAAAAAGGCTGTCCTGATTTTTatcaaaaaattatataaaaaaacctGTCTTGACCATTGTACTTGTTGAGGACTCACATTGAGATAGATCAAGTGGGAAGATTTTCATTAATTTAATAGAAAAAAACAATGGAATAAATATTGAAACCAATGAAGACATAAAACCCCAAAAGTTCTGAACTGTGATGGAGTATACAGACCATAAATGGACCAAATGTATATAAGTAAGGATTTGTTCAGGAAACCCACAAGGGATTAGCTTTTGAAACTAAAATTAATTACTTACACAAAatgattaatattttattaacattAGATTAAAACAGAACAAGACAAAATTCCGACCAAGGGAATCCAATGACGCAGCCGAACGACCACTCCAAGGTGATTCAACTTGCTTGTAATGACTCAAATGAACTAATTTGTAAGGATTTTTAGTCTTTCCAACAACAAATTATTTGCAAACAAAATTAAGAATAAGCTCCTCCCAAAAAGGAAAAATACATGTTTATTAGACCTAGTTGTTGAGCTCGAAAAAGAGATCAAAGTCCCGAGATTAAAGAATGAATATTTCAAAAAACCGAAATGACTACTCTGAAAAAAAACCCAATTAAAGAAAAAGGATAATTTTCATTGTGGGCATCGCAAAGTCAAAAAATAATCAGCCTATTTTGACTGACATAATGAAGTGCTGCAAAACCCAGATGAAGAACACTTACGGGTTTAAGACTAGAGCATGCTTTTCTTATCTTTTTTCCTTCGTTTTCTCAGCTACCAAACAGGGGATATAAATAGGGAGAGAGACTTCGGGTCTTTATTTTGTTGAGGATTTCAGATTGGTTTTCATTTTTAGTTTGAAATTAGAAACTCTAAACAAATATAGCAACCACAATTTCAACAGTAAAAGGAAAAGAGAAAATTTTGTGCAAAACTTTTGCTTTCCCACTACGAGAGAAAATCGAGGAAGAGTTAAAGCAAAAACGGAAAAGCAGGAAAGAGACGAAAGGTGTGATTTTGTCAAAAACAGAATCAAGTAAATATTACGTAATTATCATACATATGTACAAAGGACaaaacaaataaaagtaaaaggcaGCAGTAATGCTCTGTTTCCATTTAACAAAGTTGCAGAAGATAGCTCAcaaaagtagttttttttttcttttccaataTCAAATGTTCTGTTTGTTTAAAGAGAAAATTTGTAATCAAATCAGAAGAAAATtcaaatctgggttttctctaTTCCTACCGGGAAAGCTAAAACAGAGAATAGAGCTTGCTACCAACCCATTTGGTATCGTCAAATCTGAGAGTTTCAGTCTTTCAAGTTAAAAAGCAACGTTACAAAAACACAAAAACCGAAACTTTTTCACTTGAATTCATTTCCCAGAACCAAAAAACAGACCAAACTCAAAATTTGAATAGACATTACACACAGATCTTCAATTTCATTACACTCTGTTTTGGCAACCTCAGATAGCAGCAAAACAAAAAACGAAAAATGGAACTGTATAAAGCATTGTAAAGCGAAGTAAATGGATCACGTTTAAACTTTGAGAAAGCAAAGTATTGATGATAAGGGAAAGTTGAGAGCATGAAAACTCAGTTACCTTTCTGAGCTTTTTCAGGAAATAGAAACGGATAGGATCCGAGCGGAGGAAACACGGCAAAAGAGAGAGGCAGAGAAGGAAAACAGAGAGGGTTGAGCAGTAATATTAATATTGGATTGGTGAAGGTGGTGTGTGTGCATTAATTGCAAAAGCAGAGGAGAAAGTGAATGGATCAAAGTgttaaaaaaaagaaaggaaagagagagagagagagaattgattgatttttttcttttttgaaggCAACAGTTACCATGGCAGTGGGGTTGGCTTAGCACTATTCTCTTTCTGCCCAAAACCAAAATGATGATCGAGATTGTTTTCATGTCCCAACTTCACGCTCCTTTCATGGCGCGTTCTCTGactatatacatatttatattgaGAATTTATACAGAGACTGATAAGGAAATTCTCCCTATCCTTttctttttatcattttttataatatttcgtAAATGAAATGGAAAGATAGTTCTTTTTGTTAGTCTTCTCATTTATATTTATTGGTTAATTTAGGGGTTTTCAAAAATTATCCGACCTAATCCAATATGTATTTGTGCTAATTATATTGGATAAAAATATTGAAATCTGCATTTGTAGGAATTGGACACACTTTCTTAGTCAAAGATAGTCGATCTAATATAATCCACAccaatttatataaatatatatttaacaaaaatgattgattttaacaagttattttgttatatttattaattatattaatataaattcaaatattatattattgtatattaatatgaatttatattaatataattataaaatatctagttttttattatttaatagaaaactagatattttattgtaacaaatttttttttaaaaaattaggattatacattatatattatatattattataataatatttataataattgaatttatattaatataattattaaatatctaattaataaatatatattttcaatttgTTTTAAgagtatatttcgttaaatatttcattaaaattaacaaaaaaattattaaaactaaaaaattttgttatctacacattttttatatatagagATATATAATGGGAATTTGAATTTCTTCTACCTCTTACATGCTTACACACCCAATTAGCTGAGCTAGCCCAAGAACTTTCCAATGTTAATACTCAATAGTTAATAATATGTTTTCAAAGAGCTTATGAAAGCCTTCATCATGGAGGTGTTGTCGTCAGTCCAAGATTCATGGTGGGGTCCGTCTTTCATACAAAAACTCGAGGTGAAATAAGATAGAGATAGAAAGTGGGGGGGATGATATGGGATTGGTGGAGATGGAGAGGAGAGAGAATATTGGGTTTCTGATTTATTTGAAACTAGTGAATAGTGTCGCACTTCGCGGGGttatttagatatatatatatttatctttttaaaaaatatatatgtaccGCTCAATTCTCACAGTTAAATCTTTAATCGACGATTTTATTAGCTTTTGTTTAATTTTCAACTCTTTTAactcatttttctaatttaaaactaatttatttaattaatttaaatgcaAATATTGTGTAAACTAATATATGAAATACACAAAAATTGGTACATTACATGTAAATGTTACATAGTATGTATCCCATGATTTTTTACTTTTTGGACTCCACAATCAAAACAATATTAACAATAATACGATATAGTGTAAAATAAAGTTGTTGCTCAAATTTTGAAGCTCCTTCATATAGATAAGGAGTTTAAATCTTCACCCATGATAAAATGCTTGCAAAAGATTCATTTGATATTTTATTTCATACGGTTTGTAGATACATTACATATTAAAAACAACAATGAATTCTTATATGTGCTCAAGTTTATTTTACTTCTAATTGCGCATATCAAAGTCCAACAATTCCCAAATCAAATCCGTCTATATAGTTAGTTTCTTGGATCAAAGaagataaattatcataaaatattaattaCTCTTATCCCTGTTTTCCATCTGTGACACGTGGCATTACCCAATGGGTCCGTGGGCTCTCTTAAGAGGTCTGGGCCCATCCTGAATTTGGTGAACGGGGAAGGCAGAAACCCCAGATAGCCCAAGCACCATCGAGCTCAACAACGTTCAATGGGCGCGAGCATAACAAAGGAACCGGGACTAAGATGCAGgccctgtaatgccccaaatttcctaataaggtttaggaccttgattaggaggctgggacgaccataattgatttaatatgctgttaaatgataatatgcatgtttaggtgtattaaacatgcatgtgaactcatttctgattaattgggtgattttcatattttggccatttcaggcatatttggcatatatgtgatatgtatgtggtgctttattattatttggttatgctagggttactcgacgcgagacgatcctaggaggtaaggtggtgggaaagtcacaacgggatttatgcttgactcggagtaagtcaagAAGTATTTAGAgtattaccgggttattgggtaatgggaataaatatttggtgataaattgggagttagtaagatcagtgagaaattctggaggttttgactattttgctcccgtgggtgttttcgggaccccgagcgttaggatttgtttgaggctacttaagcttgaagtaaccttttaataaataaaaagaacgttcaggaagttctctctccctcaaagttccattttcgtctcccgatcgcattttcgaaggaaacttgagttctaagactcggattcaagcgaggattgaggcatagcaatcctagggaagattataagcttattagccggaggatttagttggaaacaactcaatcggaggtaattcaagttttaagttttaatttttaagtttttttaaagtttttaagcttgaattggactttgtgttttgatgagtttttgttaggtttaaggcttgggttttgttggttttggatgatggggatgtttgggaactttgatttttgagtttggagatgtttggataggtttttgggaggttttaaaaggttaaagtcggagaaaaatggctggtccgaggttgggccgcggccctgttcttgggcgctgcgacccaagctcgatgaagcaggtggaagGGTTTTGTGAGCTCTGGGGGCCGCGACACTAGGTGTAGGGCGTCGCGGCACTTGCCCCTGATGCCTCTGTtttggctgggggtcgcggcgcttgagggtatttatggccgaaattatgttttaagcttgggaactcaaaccttaggcctcgggatcattcctactacccgatttagtgggattggatgtctcggaggctaggtcttggttttaGGATtgattttagaacttgaactcattggatcaccatttgtggttatgactaggttatcactagaggcttggagtaaggatcgtgcttgtggttcgtttattggtaacctgtgcttgcaccaaaggtaagaaaattgcaccctgtgtatatgtgacatgcatggttattcttgatgcatgttggatgtttaaatgtgacatgcatggttattattgaggcatgtcaagtgattaaatgtgatgcatgtgttgcacgagaaacatgtgattagggcatgctatgaatattgaatatgagattgttcagagcttgaggctctgtgtttatgcatggtcctaattatgctagcaatggttaagtaagcatgctgaatgccctgtattcggatatttgacatatggtatatgtttggtagcattgcttacttgtgtatggcactgactagtcagggtcggcattggtcacgtattactgacctgagagtcagaaacggcataagcgtcgtgaatgcagggccgataaaagattagatctaatcgatatcagcgttgaatgactctgggagcattgatTCTGGActaaccctaaggtcgatgaaaattataagcacttgactagtctaggactagttactcagagccagggccaaaggcctatgtgacggtttgtcacgtggctagggagcggaatcccatggttgtgactctatggtcatgcgatatattatattggtgactagttcatcgaacacctatcttgtttaagctagtgaaatgatcacttatctataaagccccggtgaccctattgtcacatggctaatgggaacggaatccactttagtgactattacaactgtcactcttctatttggggctaaaatcccgggatgattattatgatcatcggttgatgttttATATTCGTCATTACGTGCATTCATtttcctgcttgaatagggctatatttgctaggcgtgcgccttatgacttgatgacatgttataactgatcatgagcatattaagttttcttgctgggcttcggctcgcgggtgctatgtggtgcaggtaaaggcaaaagaaagttggaccatccttgagttggagagcttaggtgacgatgtgtacatatgcggctgctcgaccgccatggccgagggtttgaagaggaactagggttaaaccctgttttgccgcttagatcgactggttgtaaatattttgttgtaataaacctttaaattatatttttgggatcccaatgtatataataaactttctaatgaaacgttacatcttaaccaaaaaatttaatccctaaaccgctaatcatacttagttatacgattttggccaaatgactcgattagcgagtttagcattgtttataagacacaccgtaacagtccctagagttagggtgttacaactttgtatcaaagagagccaaggtttatggttcctgaagacaagctgggcatgtacactcgtcattgAAGATTGCTTCActtagggaatggtaactatttctgtaattatgtgcttaactgcttaaatagaatgtaaatgctttacctgcacattgtattagggagcatgagattttgatagagcctgactcttgactatatgattatatgctccatgaatatatactccgtgaatatatatatataaatgtgattatatgattacctactccatgaatatatacatgtgatatatgcatgctggagttggaggcatgatgtgaatgttggaagagcaaggattatgattgatgtatgaatgccatgggtatgtttttagcactgcaattGGTTTATAAATGTGGTGTGGTGAGATTGTTCCTGTGGGGAAAATTCTTGATATGCTCaacatgattaatgggtcaagttattgactgcagattcaatcagcaggtttatatccaaggcagataatgaggcgtggtggtggttataatgaggctgggagttacagccagggttttagttcttcatcTACTCCtttgaattttcagcagatgttcatagatttgcaatcaagattgcagaggcatgaggaagagatcaggtgtctgaagcaacaaCAGAACCTGTCAGGAAACacttcttccttggttatgccaGGAATGGCATCAGCtctggctcagcctagggttgagaacagatgggaatttctctatggaagattccaagagtattaccctccagtcttcgaggggggcctagatccattcagagctgagcaatggatgggcatgatcagttccattatgaatagtatggggctggtaggtcacgatagggtgatctgtgcgacattTTTATTACGGGATGATGCCCGAATGTGGTGGGAATTGATATCCCAGaaacgagacacagctgtgatggattggaaagaatttaggcagctgttcaatgaaaggtattactgtgatgcagccaagactgctaagatgaatgagtttctgaatctcgttcagggaaaggcatcagtaactaagtatgttaacagatttgatgggttggccaagttttcttttgacatggtacccacagatgtagctcggaaggaaaattTTGTTCAAGGATTCAATCCTAGAATAGCTTGGgacattagagttgccccagtgcatgaaatctctacctatgctcaggtggtagaaaaggctcttgttgttgagagcataagagatgagaagaagagtgctagggagcacggagctcgaatggtggtacctccacttattggagtaaGTAAGAATGAAAGTTGGAAGACTCGTCCagtatgcactcggtgcaagaggcgtcatttaggagaatgtcgagcaaatgcatgtttcttatgtgacgtggttgggaatttcaagaaggattgcccaaggatAAGAGACGATGAGCAAAAGAGgatggacaactcgactccagctcgagtgtttattccaaaGCAATCAAAAtatgagactgagactagttcctcaggggtggcaggtcagttttttttttagttctgattttgtattatgctgactggttttggttcCATGTTATTCCTTTGTTGTTGCATATATAGAAGCATAAAGATgctatgcagatcacatggttatgttgtgatgggaaggtGGTATTGTATTAgtaatttaagagatgagttgggttatgattaAAAGGACTCATCAATGATTTTGATAAAGCTAGGTATGACTAGCTTTGGTATGATTCAAGATATAGATTggttaagtaagtgtggggcaatgctaaattgtaaggaaaggatagtaactcttgggcttgagagtgaaAAGCTTTGTGATAGTTGGCACTATGCGTGGATTTTGTATGCTGATGACatttgtattgagagctagagttttattgcagggaagtgcatagaactcttagctagtgtggtggataccacttagattgtgccagcaGGAACAGGACAGACTGGagtagtctgtgagtttttggattcATTTCCAGGGGAGTTGTCAAGATTACATATACAAAGAGAATAGAACGGTGATTGGATGGGTGCCAGGAATGGAATCAgatttagggcactgtattgaatggctcagcagagttgtaagaactaaaggcttaGTTAATGAGTAATATGAcgttctccaaggtggatcttggatctggttattactagctagagatcagggagaaggatatgtagaAGAATATTTATATCAAATAAGGGCACCGGGAGTGCTgagtatgtcttgagaatttgtttcatgccaagtgtttatgaatcagatgaacagagcattcaaaggctTATTTGAATGGGACtcgtgatcgtcttggacgatggtattgtggtgtatTTTCTGCGGAAATTTGCCCAAGGTCAAGGATTGCCTCggtaggcaagagtttccttggatgggcaggatattacaagtgccttgggaaagagttctgagtcttcttgccgatcagaaccagttagtaggttgttatgacacctcagtggcaCAGGGAGAAGTaattgcttatgcaacatgttggttaaagtatctgaccagaactagagtagagtttctggtgggccaggtggtcagttttatgtttgagattatcattttgGAAAGGATTAAAAGGAAAgatgattaagtgaaccacatataagaaagattgagtggaaagtcatagctggattagctaagggttttgcAGTTTTAGGTAtgggtttattgtggtataaggatcagatttggaacctgatggacactgagattaattgggagattctggatgaatctcatgctattcgtttattctcttcatccaggcatcatggaaatgtaaaaggatatgaaagctttataatggtggcctgagatggagagggatgtaatggaatgcATAGTAAAGTTCTTAACTTGTTAGCAGGCCAAGACAGAGTGTCAGAaatcagcaaggccattacagcctttaagtattctataatggaaataggaaaacatcgcgatgggtttcgtggtggaattgcccaggttagtgggacAGCATGAATTGgtttgggtcattgtggaccagtgTTTTAAGTGAGTTCATTTTTGTCAGCAAGGTCAAGTAACatagctgatcagtattcagatctctatgtgagagagagatagtgtgccttcatggaattcaaggtctatttTATCAGATGGAGACCCTATTATTACTTCCAGGTCTTAGAAGGGTTAAGGAAGgtgatgagtatatagatggaattcagtacagttcattgtcctcagactgatgataatcagagagagagagttgtccagttattggaaaggtaccttatgagataaggtatggtagagCATGCTTGttacccattcattggaatgagatgggtgagatgttataccTGGATCTCAAGgtggttcaggggatcattgagattattagaggctGGAGCttagatgctcacttctcagagtaaatggaaaagtgttactaaattgaaaagtaggaatatgaagttccaagtagaagattgtagcTTCCTTAAAGTagcaccatggaaaggggtgagaggttgagggcaagttgagccctcgatTGTTATGacagtttgaatcctggataggatcggttaggttgactttggatcggccttatctttggcattgttagttgtatacaatgtattttgtacttccatgctgaggacatgggttgaaagaaactcatgagttgagttatgagaatctggagattaaGGCTAAGatatcctgtaaggaatagccagttcagatatgagacagaaagaataaggttcagAGGAAAAAAGttataccttgagttaaggtatgtcacagaaacagtgaggttgaGGAAACGACCTGAATAACTGGAAACAGTTGTGCAGAATTTTTATTCCGGACAAgtcagataaattttgaggacgaaatttctgtaaggaggggatagttgtaatgccccaaatttcctaataaggtttaggaccttgattaggaggccgggagggccataattgatttaatatgctgttaaatgataatatgcatgttttggtgtattaaatatgcatgtgaactcatttctgattaattgggtgattttcatattttgaccatttcgggcatatttggcatatatgtgatatgtatgtggtgctttattattatttggttatgctagggttactcagcgcgagacgatcttaggaggtaagctagtgggaaagtcacaacgggatttatgcttgactcggagtaagtcaaggggtatttagagcattactgggttattgggtaatgggaataaatatttggagataaattgggagttagtaagatcagggggaaattctggaggttttgactatttgtccccaggggtgttttcgggaccccgagcgttaggatttgtttgaggctacttaagcttgaagtaaccttttaagaaataaaaagaacgttaaggaagttctctctccctcaaagttccattttcgtctcccgatcgcattttcgaaggaaacttgagttctaggactcggatttaagcgaggatcaaggcatagaaatcctagggaagattagaagcttattagccagaggatttagttggaaacaacttaatcagaggtaattcaagttttaagttttaatttttaagtttttttaaagtttttaagcttgaattggactttgtgttttgatgagtttttgttaggtttaaggcttgggttttgttggttttggatgattgggatgtttgagaactttgatttttgagtttggagatgtttggatagtgTTTTGGGAGGTCTTAAAAGGTTAAAGTCAGAGAAAAATGGCTGGCctgaggttgggccgcggccctgttcttgggcgctgcaacccaagctcgatgaagcaggtggaagGGTTTTGTGAGCTCTGGGGGGCGCGACACTAGGTGTAGGGCACCACGGGGCTTGCCCCTGATGCCTCTGTTTTGGATGGGGGTCGCAGCTCAGTGTgttggggccgcgacgcttgagggtatttatggccgaaatggtgtt
It encodes the following:
- the LOC133817714 gene encoding probable protein phosphatase 2C 52, which gives rise to MGGCVSTSSKSTCSNKSNGDKFSPSCCDVGFLGQKCWKRTFSDHVIGLQHLPSIPNRIFMNGKSQTSCIFTQQGRKGINQDAMIVWEDFMSEDAIFCGVFDGHGPHGHLVARKVRDTLPLKLLSFLHSQQSRENGTGRTCRCCCFRGNSINLDEEFQKVCSAKEELNSLWKEAFLKSYKSMDKELRSHPNLDCFCSGSTAVTIVKQGSNLFMGYIGDSRAIMGSKDSSDSMVAVQLTIDLKPDLPREAERIKRCKGRVFALQDEPEVPRVWLPFDDAPGLAMARAFGDFCLKEYGVISTPEFSHRTLTKKDQFIVLASDGVWDVLSNEEVVEIVSSAPTRSSAARILVDSAAREWKLKYPTSKMDDCAVVCMFLDGKMDSESDYEDQCYSSATLQSNHSGNADESDDGQKSEPSLQRNFTVRSSEESDHYGRLPTEFEGNGEAAVAEDQNWLGLEGVTRVNSLVQLPRFSEERPTS